A section of the Solitalea canadensis DSM 3403 genome encodes:
- a CDS encoding HlyD family secretion protein translates to MSTENSTPNPAKKIITRVILAVVLIGLAVYGYKKVTFFLSHETTDNAQVEGHMTPILSRVAGYVRNVNVQDYQQVKVGDTVVTIDDDELQVTLKQLEADYQTALADLESAKASLKNTELTANLSKTNLSLNQIRATKASNDYNRDQNLFKDQAITSKQVEDSKTNLDVTQKQLVASREDVEISASKIPMMQAAVAKAQANVDYKKAKIDEQKLELSYTAILATASGKIGKKNIEKGQYIQPGQPLMTIIDGNEFWVVANFKETQIEKMKVGQTAKITIDSYPDLNILGKVVSISEATGAKFSLLPPDNATGNFVKVTQRVPVKIQLNEPEKYREYLKSGLSLDVSVEVN, encoded by the coding sequence CAAACCCTGCAAAAAAAATAATTACAAGGGTAATTTTGGCCGTTGTCCTTATTGGATTGGCCGTTTACGGATACAAGAAAGTTACGTTCTTCTTATCACATGAAACAACAGATAATGCACAGGTTGAGGGCCATATGACTCCAATTTTATCTCGTGTTGCTGGTTATGTAAGAAACGTAAATGTTCAGGATTATCAACAAGTTAAAGTAGGAGATACGGTTGTAACTATTGATGATGACGAACTACAAGTAACATTAAAACAGTTAGAGGCTGATTATCAAACTGCTTTAGCTGATTTAGAAAGTGCAAAAGCCTCATTAAAGAATACGGAGCTTACAGCCAACCTGAGCAAAACTAATTTGAGCTTAAATCAAATCAGAGCAACTAAAGCAAGTAACGATTATAATCGTGATCAAAACTTGTTCAAAGATCAGGCGATAACATCTAAACAAGTAGAAGATTCTAAAACTAATTTAGATGTAACTCAAAAGCAGTTAGTCGCTTCACGCGAAGATGTAGAGATCTCAGCATCAAAAATTCCAATGATGCAGGCTGCAGTTGCAAAAGCGCAGGCAAACGTGGATTACAAAAAAGCTAAGATCGATGAGCAAAAACTAGAGCTTTCTTACACTGCAATCCTCGCTACTGCATCAGGCAAAATAGGTAAGAAAAACATTGAAAAAGGTCAGTACATCCAACCCGGACAACCATTGATGACTATTATTGATGGTAATGAGTTTTGGGTTGTTGCCAACTTCAAGGAAACTCAAATCGAAAAAATGAAAGTTGGGCAAACTGCCAAGATTACTATCGACAGTTATCCTGATTTAAATATTTTAGGTAAAGTAGTTTCCATCTCTGAAGCTACAGGGGCTAAATTCTCACTTTTACCACCTGATAACGCAACGGGTAACTTTGTAAAAGTAACGCAGCGTGTACCTGTAAAAATTCAGTTAAATGAGCCGGAAAAATATCGCGAATATTTAAAATCAGGTTTAAGTCTGGATGTTTCTGTAGAGGTTAACTAA
- a CDS encoding DHA2 family efflux MFS transporter permease subunit produces MATPTGFKKWIVVITVITAAIMELIDTSIVNVALSQMSGSLGASIEDIAWVVTSYAIANVIIIPMTGFLARYFGRKNYYLGSIILFTLASYACGQSTGLVELVIFRFIQGVGGGALLSTSQALLFDSFPTNERPFASALFGMGVIVGPAFGPTLGGVIIDNFSWPLIFDINVPVGIVAGILVYLFVDKKPEEYNIDRKSIPIDVLGIVLLAVGIGCLQVVLEKGESEDWFHTQYIAILSVAAIVGLVGFVIWELRHKDPVVNLKVMGNKTLAFTTILTFIFGYGLFAAVFIYPVMVQRLMGYTPTMTGVSLIPGTLSAFFILPIVGKMMVKGVSPQLFVGVGFVCYIMFCFWMASFNADASSWDFFHPLIIRGIGAAMLTVPLTNQAVMGLAPKDIPQGIAINNMMRQLGGAFGIAITNTYITNRVATHRADLVTNVDSGFIATERLNQLTNFFMSKGADLISAKNQALHMIDNIVNQQAALLSYQDAFRLVGIFFVICLPLIGLVKRKTLSKEEAADAAKAASEAAH; encoded by the coding sequence ATGGCGACTCCAACAGGCTTTAAAAAATGGATCGTTGTAATAACTGTAATTACTGCAGCGATCATGGAGCTGATCGATACTTCCATTGTGAATGTGGCTCTTTCGCAAATGAGCGGAAGCTTAGGCGCATCCATTGAAGATATCGCATGGGTAGTAACATCTTACGCCATTGCTAACGTAATTATTATTCCAATGACAGGCTTTTTAGCCCGTTATTTTGGCCGCAAGAATTATTACCTGGGTTCCATCATACTATTTACACTGGCATCCTATGCCTGTGGTCAGTCAACGGGCCTGGTTGAGTTGGTTATTTTCCGATTCATTCAGGGAGTTGGAGGAGGAGCATTACTGTCAACTTCACAAGCTTTATTATTCGACTCATTTCCAACAAACGAACGCCCGTTTGCTTCAGCTTTGTTTGGTATGGGTGTAATTGTGGGTCCGGCATTCGGTCCAACATTAGGAGGTGTGATCATTGATAACTTCTCATGGCCATTAATTTTTGATATTAACGTTCCGGTGGGGATTGTTGCCGGTATTTTGGTTTACTTATTCGTAGATAAAAAACCTGAAGAGTACAATATCGACCGCAAAAGCATTCCGATTGATGTATTAGGAATTGTGTTGCTGGCTGTTGGTATTGGTTGTTTACAGGTTGTTCTAGAAAAAGGTGAATCAGAAGACTGGTTCCATACACAATACATTGCCATCTTATCCGTAGCTGCCATTGTAGGTTTAGTCGGATTTGTAATTTGGGAACTCCGGCATAAAGACCCCGTGGTAAACTTAAAAGTAATGGGAAACAAAACCTTGGCTTTTACCACCATACTCACATTTATTTTCGGTTACGGACTTTTCGCTGCGGTGTTCATTTATCCGGTAATGGTACAGCGACTAATGGGTTATACTCCAACAATGACAGGGGTATCGTTAATTCCTGGTACTTTAAGCGCCTTTTTCATTCTTCCTATTGTAGGTAAGATGATGGTAAAGGGTGTATCGCCCCAATTATTCGTCGGAGTTGGATTTGTCTGCTACATTATGTTCTGTTTTTGGATGGCTAGCTTTAATGCTGATGCAAGTAGCTGGGATTTCTTTCACCCGTTAATTATTCGTGGTATTGGAGCGGCAATGCTTACAGTGCCATTAACCAATCAGGCAGTAATGGGATTAGCACCAAAAGATATTCCACAAGGTATCGCCATTAATAATATGATGCGTCAGTTAGGTGGTGCTTTTGGTATTGCAATTACCAACACCTATATCACTAACCGTGTGGCAACTCACCGTGCAGATTTGGTTACCAATGTAGATAGTGGATTTATAGCCACTGAACGATTAAATCAGCTAACTAACTTTTTCATGAGTAAGGGTGCCGATCTGATCAGTGCTAAAAATCAAGCTTTGCACATGATCGATAATATTGTAAATCAACAAGCTGCATTATTAAGTTATCAGGATGCATTCAGATTAGTGGGTATATTTTTCGTTATCTGTCTTCCGCTAATAGGTTTGGTTAAACGTAAAACACTTTCAAAAGAAGAAGCTGCTGACGCTGCAAAAGCCGCGTCTGAAGCTGCACACTAA
- a CDS encoding TolC family protein has product MKKNYLFGILSLLAITPAMAQSNEPATLNAIVVKALDYYPKLKEQKVQLEVNDYKTDITKSKYLPTVTGDAMYRHVYPDSYAEFGGGRMSFYPLDQWDAGVKVNQLIYDFGKTGAEVQKSKNEKKLSEDNYRSNSFNFAYQIANVYNNIIFINKSIDAIDAQIEVLSGTKKIIDSRIRNGVGIEFDLVSTQVKLNDAINRKTELQNTLQKNIILLNTLSGTSFNSSSISFKSFDYELRQHSADSIFSIAQTTNTELASARSKQEVAASELKITEKTWAPSLNFMGGVGYKNGYFPGDLYDMKFNYNVGAGLSIPIYTGGRNDNQHNISKVNYKATQYNLDAVSINLKKDIQQNIADEGTAKEKVVFSATQVEQAQKALDLANSRFKNGVITNIELLDAQSNLLKAKVEQIQFEYQLATTQLELKRLMGVQFWNNN; this is encoded by the coding sequence ATGAAGAAAAATTATTTATTTGGTATACTTTCATTGCTTGCGATTACTCCTGCAATGGCCCAAAGCAATGAACCGGCCACTTTAAACGCTATTGTGGTAAAGGCGCTGGATTATTATCCAAAACTAAAAGAACAGAAAGTTCAGTTAGAAGTAAACGATTATAAAACGGACATCACAAAAAGTAAATACTTACCAACCGTTACAGGCGATGCCATGTATCGTCATGTTTATCCTGATTCTTATGCCGAATTTGGAGGAGGAAGAATGTCATTTTATCCATTGGATCAATGGGATGCTGGTGTAAAAGTTAACCAACTGATCTATGATTTTGGTAAAACCGGTGCTGAGGTTCAAAAAAGTAAAAATGAAAAGAAACTTTCGGAAGATAATTACAGAAGTAATTCATTCAATTTTGCCTATCAGATAGCTAACGTTTACAATAACATCATTTTTATCAATAAAAGTATTGATGCTATTGATGCACAAATTGAGGTATTGAGCGGAACCAAAAAGATCATTGACAGCCGTATCCGTAATGGGGTTGGTATTGAGTTCGACTTGGTTTCTACGCAGGTAAAGCTTAACGATGCGATTAATCGCAAAACTGAACTCCAAAACACGCTCCAAAAGAATATAATCTTGTTAAACACGTTATCAGGCACGTCATTCAACTCATCATCAATTAGCTTTAAAAGTTTTGATTATGAATTGAGACAACATAGTGCAGATTCCATATTTTCAATTGCTCAAACAACAAATACTGAACTTGCATCCGCAAGATCTAAGCAAGAAGTGGCGGCAAGTGAGCTGAAGATAACGGAGAAAACATGGGCGCCTTCATTAAATTTCATGGGAGGGGTAGGTTACAAAAACGGATATTTCCCCGGAGATCTGTATGACATGAAGTTTAACTATAATGTTGGTGCTGGTTTGTCGATTCCAATTTATACCGGTGGGCGTAATGATAATCAACATAACATTTCAAAGGTTAACTATAAAGCGACCCAATACAACTTAGACGCTGTAAGTATCAACCTTAAAAAAGATATTCAGCAAAACATTGCAGACGAGGGTACAGCAAAAGAAAAAGTTGTTTTTTCAGCAACGCAGGTTGAACAAGCTCAAAAAGCATTAGATCTTGCAAACTCACGTTTTAAAAACGGTGTTATTACCAATATCGAACTGTTGGATGCACAAAGTAATTTATTAAAAGCAAAAGTTGAACAAATCCAGTTTGAATATCAACTGGCTACCACACAGTTAGAATTAAAGCGCCTTATGGGTGTCCAGTTTTGGAATAATAATTAA
- a CDS encoding thermonuclease family protein, with the protein MLKTITSIFLFLISGVVICSPKKDESKNLYYAVTKVIDGDTFYVLNDKNQTEKVRLIGIDAPEIHKSQRKDIGPYGKEAKAYLVNLLKDKKVKLVYDVGRRDQYGRTLAYAYLSNGLFINEAMIKLGYARAVTFQPNVKYSKHFVQLEREARKKNLGLWKFE; encoded by the coding sequence ATGCTAAAAACCATTACTTCTATTTTTCTTTTCCTGATAAGTGGTGTTGTTATTTGTTCACCTAAAAAGGACGAAAGCAAAAATTTGTATTATGCAGTAACGAAAGTTATAGACGGTGATACTTTTTATGTGTTGAATGATAAAAACCAAACAGAAAAGGTCAGACTAATTGGTATTGACGCACCTGAAATCCATAAGTCGCAACGAAAGGACATTGGCCCTTACGGAAAAGAAGCAAAAGCATACCTGGTGAACCTGCTGAAAGATAAAAAAGTAAAATTGGTTTATGATGTAGGCCGAAGAGATCAATATGGCCGTACATTAGCCTATGCCTATTTATCAAATGGATTATTCATCAATGAAGCAATGATTAAATTAGGCTATGCAAGAGCCGTTACCTTTCAACCAAATGTTAAATATTCGAAACATTTCGTACAACTGGAAAGAGAAGCACGGAAGAAAAATTTAGGACTTTGGAAGTTTGAGTAA
- a CDS encoding cytochrome d ubiquinol oxidase subunit II: protein MLYINIAFLGLSILLYLLLGGADFGAGIIELFSGEEEKSKTRKLTYKAIGPIWEANHMWLIITIVILFVAFPMIYSTISVHLHIPLLIMLFGIIARGTAFVFRHYDAVKDDMQKVYNVIFVYSSFITPLFLGVISGSLIAGRIDLNATDFHTAFIAPWFNLFSFSVGLFTVCICGFLAAVYLIGEAKSTEDVQIFTRKAKRMNIVTVLAGALVFIIAEIEHINLMRGLFSNGLSLIAISLASFSLIFLWYFLLKGRKIIVRLLAGFQITMILFAVGYEYFPAFVMLKDGGQISLIENTAPLNTQLALGYALLFGCVFILPALFYLYYSFQHKEQEY, encoded by the coding sequence ATGTTGTACATTAATATTGCCTTTTTAGGCCTTTCCATATTACTTTATTTATTGTTAGGCGGTGCGGATTTCGGCGCAGGCATCATTGAACTATTTAGTGGTGAAGAGGAAAAAAGTAAAACCCGTAAACTAACCTATAAGGCCATTGGACCTATTTGGGAAGCTAATCACATGTGGCTGATCATTACTATTGTGATTTTGTTTGTTGCTTTTCCAATGATTTACTCCACTATTTCAGTGCATTTACATATTCCCTTGCTGATCATGTTATTCGGTATTATTGCAAGAGGAACAGCCTTTGTTTTCAGGCACTATGATGCAGTGAAAGATGATATGCAAAAAGTTTATAATGTAATTTTTGTGTATTCAAGTTTCATTACCCCTCTCTTTTTAGGTGTAATTTCGGGATCATTGATCGCAGGAAGAATTGACCTGAATGCAACTGATTTCCATACTGCCTTTATTGCCCCTTGGTTCAATCTGTTTTCTTTCAGTGTGGGCTTGTTTACAGTTTGTATCTGTGGTTTTTTAGCTGCTGTTTATTTGATCGGCGAAGCAAAATCGACTGAAGATGTGCAGATTTTCACACGTAAAGCCAAGAGGATGAATATTGTTACTGTTTTAGCAGGAGCTTTAGTGTTTATCATCGCTGAAATTGAACATATCAATCTTATGCGTGGGTTATTTTCAAACGGATTAAGTCTGATTGCGATCTCACTCGCCTCATTTTCACTGATCTTTCTGTGGTATTTCCTGCTTAAAGGTAGAAAGATCATCGTGCGCTTATTAGCAGGTTTTCAAATTACAATGATCTTATTTGCTGTAGGATATGAATATTTCCCTGCTTTTGTTATGCTGAAAGATGGCGGGCAAATTTCGTTAATTGAAAACACTGCTCCACTTAATACACAGCTTGCTTTAGGCTATGCACTACTGTTTGGTTGTGTGTTTATCTTACCGGCCTTGTTTTACTTGTATTACAGTTTCCAGCATAAAGAGCAGGAGTATTAG